The following coding sequences lie in one Heyndrickxia oleronia genomic window:
- a CDS encoding phosphatidylserine decarboxylase, which yields MKKWIYRFLIELTNHQFSSKCIKKFAQSKISRPFISSYAKVYKINQHEMLQDLHTYSTLHELFTRKLKPNARKISVDHKAIISPVDGVIEDAGKITADKHIKVKGKIYSLQEMIGEEKKIDKYIGGQFIILYLSPKHYHRIHSPVTGKVARQYTLGEKSYPVNQFGLKYGKSPLAKNYRVITELIHDKGSVLIVKVGAMFINSIVCTHLTEQWKKGDEIAYFSFGSTVVLLFEKGTFYLDKNIQIPTDIKVGEAIGYFDK from the coding sequence GTGAAAAAATGGATCTATCGCTTCTTGATTGAATTGACAAATCATCAGTTTTCTTCTAAATGTATAAAAAAGTTTGCCCAATCAAAGATTAGCAGACCTTTCATTTCATCATATGCTAAGGTTTATAAAATTAATCAGCATGAAATGCTTCAAGATCTTCATACTTATTCGACATTACACGAATTATTTACTAGAAAATTGAAACCTAATGCCCGAAAAATTTCTGTTGATCATAAAGCCATCATTAGTCCGGTGGATGGAGTTATAGAAGATGCCGGTAAAATAACAGCTGATAAGCATATAAAAGTAAAAGGAAAAATTTACTCATTGCAAGAAATGATAGGTGAAGAAAAAAAGATCGATAAATACATAGGTGGACAATTCATTATTTTATACTTAAGCCCAAAACATTACCATCGTATACATAGTCCAGTAACAGGAAAAGTAGCCCGACAATATACATTAGGTGAAAAATCCTATCCTGTCAATCAATTTGGACTGAAATATGGGAAATCACCATTAGCAAAAAATTATCGAGTGATTACGGAATTGATACATGATAAAGGTTCAGTACTAATTGTAAAAGTCGGAGCCATGTTTATTAATTCGATTGTTTGTACCCACTTAACAGAACAATGGAAAAAAGGGGATGAAATAGCCTACTTTTCATTTGGATCAACGGTCGTCTTATTATTTGAAAAGGGAACTTTTTATTTAGATAAGAATATACAGATTCCAACTGACATTAAGGTTGGTGAAGCAATAGGATATTTTGATAAATAA
- a CDS encoding sporulation histidine kinase inhibitor Sda, translating to MRKLSDELLIESYFKAKELKLSQDFIRLIETEIHRRTLTNRIKISS from the coding sequence ATGAGAAAATTATCTGATGAATTGTTAATCGAATCCTACTTTAAAGCAAAGGAATTAAAGTTAAGCCAGGATTTTATACGCCTCATTGAAACAGAAATTCATCGTCGTACGCTGACAAATCGCATAAAAATATCATCATAA
- a CDS encoding YqeG family HAD IIIA-type phosphatase, translating to MLLKNFLPNQHVKNVFLIKPEDLKEKGIKAIITDLDNTLVEWDRPNATPKLIEWFADMKKHNIKVTIVSNNNERRVKAFAEPLGISYIYEARKPLTKAFKRAIQLMNVSKEETVVIGDQLLTDVLGGNRSGFYTILVIPVAQSDGFVTRFNRQIERRIMSSFKKKGLINWED from the coding sequence TTGTTGCTGAAAAATTTTTTACCTAATCAACATGTAAAAAATGTATTTCTAATTAAACCCGAGGATTTAAAAGAAAAAGGAATAAAAGCCATAATTACAGATTTAGATAATACATTAGTCGAATGGGATCGGCCAAATGCTACCCCAAAGCTTATTGAATGGTTTGCGGACATGAAAAAACATAATATTAAAGTAACAATTGTTTCAAATAATAATGAAAGAAGAGTAAAGGCATTTGCTGAACCACTCGGGATCTCTTATATTTATGAGGCTCGTAAGCCGCTCACAAAAGCTTTTAAACGAGCAATCCAACTGATGAATGTGTCAAAAGAAGAAACAGTAGTAATCGGCGATCAGCTTTTAACTGATGTTCTTGGTGGAAATCGAAGTGGATTTTATACCATTTTAGTTATCCCTGTCGCACAATCAGATGGATTTGTCACTCGCTTTAATCGTCAAATAGAACGTAGAATTATGTCATCATTTAAGAAAAAAGGATTAATTAATTGGGAGGATTAA
- the yqeH gene encoding ribosome biogenesis GTPase YqeH codes for MIENICIGCGIAVQSEDPKELGYAPPSAFEKETLICQRCFRLKHYNEVQDVSLTDDDFLKILNGLGTVDGLIVKIVDIFDFNGSWLPGLHRFVGNNPILLIGNKEDLLPKSVKREKLVKWMKQQAKELGLNPIDVLLVSATKGHSMDEAMEQIDQYRDGKDVYVVGCTNVGKSTFINRIIKNVTGERDIITTSHFPGTTLDMIEIPLSDGSALIDTPGIINHHQMAHFVDKRDLKIITPKKEIKPTIFQLNEEQTLFFGGLARLDYISGGRRSLVCYVSNELKIHRTKIENADQLYEKHVGDLLQPPRKDDLNHFPNLVRHEFVIKEAKTDIVFSGLGWVTVNEPGAKIAAYVPKGVNVMIRSSLI; via the coding sequence TTGATTGAAAATATTTGTATTGGCTGCGGGATTGCTGTTCAATCAGAAGACCCGAAAGAATTAGGATATGCACCACCATCTGCATTTGAAAAGGAAACATTAATTTGCCAACGATGTTTCAGACTTAAACATTATAATGAAGTGCAGGATGTTTCACTAACGGATGACGATTTTCTGAAAATATTAAATGGGTTAGGGACGGTTGATGGTTTAATCGTAAAGATTGTTGATATTTTTGATTTTAATGGAAGCTGGCTTCCTGGATTACATAGATTTGTTGGTAATAATCCGATTCTTTTAATTGGGAATAAAGAGGATTTACTACCAAAATCGGTGAAGAGAGAAAAGCTAGTTAAATGGATGAAGCAACAAGCGAAAGAATTAGGATTAAACCCGATAGATGTTCTCCTTGTAAGTGCAACGAAAGGTCATTCTATGGATGAGGCAATGGAGCAGATCGATCAATATCGTGACGGAAAAGATGTTTATGTTGTAGGCTGTACCAATGTTGGTAAATCAACATTTATAAATCGTATAATAAAAAATGTTACTGGTGAAAGAGATATAATAACAACCTCACATTTTCCTGGGACGACGTTAGATATGATTGAAATTCCATTAAGTGATGGAAGTGCTTTAATTGATACACCAGGGATTATTAATCATCATCAAATGGCGCATTTTGTTGATAAAAGGGACCTTAAAATTATTACACCCAAAAAAGAAATTAAACCAACTATTTTCCAATTAAACGAAGAACAAACATTATTTTTCGGTGGACTAGCTAGGTTGGATTATATCAGTGGTGGAAGAAGATCCCTTGTATGTTATGTTTCTAATGAGCTAAAAATTCATCGAACCAAAATAGAAAATGCTGATCAATTATATGAAAAACATGTAGGTGATTTATTACAACCACCAAGAAAAGATGATCTAAATCATTTTCCGAATTTAGTCCGTCATGAATTTGTTATTAAGGAAGCAAAGACAGATATTGTCTTTTCTGGACTAGGGTGGGTAACAGTGAATGAACCTGGGGCAAAAATTGCCGCGTATGTCCCTAAAGGTGTAAATGTAATGATCCGATCTTCATTAATTTAA
- the aroE gene encoding shikimate dehydrogenase, translated as MANIYGVIGDPIAHSLSPLMHTDAFRSLNLDHCYFPFHVTSNHLEEAVKGMKVLGIAGFNVTIPHKTNIIPLLDQIDPLAKAIGAVNTVVRENDSFVGYNSDGLGFIRSLKEEWKRELEKEKVLIIGAGGAAKAIFYSLVHDGVQAIDICNRTTERAKQLVESCPYPSETNILTMDEAEKTLDSYSLIVQTTSIGMSPNMNETPLSIHNILPNTHVVDIIYNPFETALLKAAKEKGASTSNGLGMFIYQGAIAFEKWTGNVPDVRRMKQIVINQLGGQQHVNR; from the coding sequence ATGGCAAACATTTATGGTGTCATCGGGGATCCTATTGCCCATTCATTATCTCCCTTAATGCATACTGATGCTTTTAGGAGTCTAAACTTAGATCATTGTTATTTTCCTTTTCACGTAACATCTAATCATTTAGAAGAAGCGGTAAAAGGGATGAAGGTACTTGGTATTGCAGGATTTAATGTAACAATACCGCATAAGACGAATATTATCCCATTATTAGATCAAATCGACCCATTAGCTAAAGCGATCGGCGCAGTAAATACAGTTGTACGTGAGAACGATTCTTTTGTAGGCTACAACTCTGATGGTTTAGGATTTATCCGAAGTTTGAAAGAGGAATGGAAGAGAGAGTTAGAAAAAGAAAAGGTCTTAATCATTGGTGCAGGTGGAGCGGCTAAGGCCATCTTTTATTCTCTTGTACATGATGGTGTTCAGGCTATCGATATATGTAATCGAACAACTGAACGAGCAAAACAATTAGTTGAATCCTGTCCGTATCCATCTGAAACAAATATATTAACGATGGATGAGGCAGAGAAAACGCTAGACAGCTATTCTCTCATCGTACAAACTACTTCTATTGGGATGAGTCCAAATATGAATGAGACACCACTATCTATTCATAATATACTACCGAACACACACGTGGTTGATATTATATACAATCCTTTTGAAACTGCTTTATTAAAAGCGGCAAAAGAAAAGGGAGCATCCACAAGTAATGGATTAGGTATGTTTATTTATCAAGGGGCAATTGCTTTTGAAAAATGGACAGGCAACGTACCGGATGTAAGAAGAATGAAACAAATTGTGATAAACCAACTAGGAGGACAACAACATGTTAACAGGTAA
- the yhbY gene encoding ribosome assembly RNA-binding protein YhbY encodes MLTGKQKRFLRSKAHHLNPIFQVGKGGVNDNMIKQISEALEARELIKISILQNCEEDKDSVANLLVNGTKAELVQIIGNIIVLYKESRENKQLQLP; translated from the coding sequence ATGTTAACAGGTAAACAAAAAAGATTTCTACGCTCGAAAGCACATCATCTGAATCCAATTTTTCAAGTTGGAAAAGGTGGCGTAAATGATAATATGATAAAGCAAATCTCTGAGGCTTTGGAGGCACGTGAATTAATTAAAATAAGTATTTTACAAAATTGTGAAGAAGATAAAGATTCTGTAGCGAACCTTTTAGTTAATGGAACAAAAGCTGAGCTTGTTCAAATTATTGGAAACATCATTGTTCTTTATAAGGAATCAAGGGAAAATAAACAATTACAACTACCATAG
- a CDS encoding nicotinate-nucleotide adenylyltransferase, producing the protein MKKRVGIVGGTFDPPHLGHLIMANEVKQALHLDEIRFMPNKIPPHKVRNSRVTNDDRKKMISLSINDQPYFLLDLIEFEREGPSYTFDTVSLLKKREPDIDFYFIIGADMIEYLPNWYRVEELIQMIKFVGVNRPGHSHQTKYPIQFIEIPDINLSSTLIRTKVKNKQSIKYLVVDEVMNYIKEHNLYGEE; encoded by the coding sequence ATGAAAAAGCGTGTCGGTATTGTAGGTGGAACGTTTGATCCTCCACATTTAGGCCATTTAATCATGGCAAATGAGGTGAAGCAGGCATTACACTTGGATGAAATTCGATTTATGCCGAATAAAATACCACCTCATAAAGTAAGAAATAGTCGGGTGACAAATGATGATCGAAAAAAAATGATTTCTTTATCAATAAATGATCAACCCTATTTTTTATTAGATTTAATAGAGTTTGAAAGGGAAGGGCCCTCCTATACATTTGATACGGTTTCATTATTAAAAAAGAGAGAACCTGACATAGACTTCTATTTTATTATTGGTGCAGATATGATTGAATATTTGCCAAATTGGTATCGTGTAGAAGAATTAATCCAAATGATAAAGTTCGTTGGCGTTAATCGGCCGGGACATTCCCATCAAACAAAATACCCGATTCAATTCATTGAGATTCCTGATATAAATTTATCTTCGACTTTAATTAGAACGAAAGTGAAAAATAAGCAATCAATTAAATATTTGGTCGTTGATGAGGTCATGAATTATATAAAGGAGCACAATTTATATGGAGAGGAATAA
- the yqeK gene encoding bis(5'-nucleosyl)-tetraphosphatase (symmetrical) YqeK yields the protein MERNKALEIVAKQLTEKRYTHTLGVMETAIDLAILYEADEKKAELAAIFHDYAKFRPLEEMKKIIIEKKFDPLLLQYNPELWHAPVGAYLIQEEVGIKDVEIINAVRYHTSGRMNMTLLEKIIYLADYIEPGRQFPGVEEARKLAKKDLDEALIYSVKNTIIFLMNKNQAVYPDTFTFYNDLVMKKERYVYGE from the coding sequence ATGGAGAGGAATAAAGCATTAGAAATAGTAGCAAAACAGCTGACTGAAAAGCGCTACACACATACTTTAGGTGTAATGGAGACAGCAATTGATTTAGCGATACTATATGAGGCAGATGAAAAAAAGGCTGAATTAGCTGCGATTTTTCACGACTATGCCAAATTTCGACCGCTTGAGGAAATGAAAAAAATCATCATTGAGAAAAAGTTTGACCCGCTTCTGTTACAGTACAATCCTGAATTATGGCATGCACCAGTAGGGGCATATTTGATTCAGGAGGAGGTAGGGATCAAGGATGTAGAAATTATTAACGCGGTACGCTATCATACCTCCGGTCGAATGAATATGACGCTACTTGAAAAAATTATTTACTTAGCTGATTATATTGAGCCAGGACGCCAGTTTCCAGGTGTTGAAGAAGCAAGAAAACTTGCTAAAAAGGATTTAGATGAGGCACTGATTTACTCAGTTAAAAATACAATTATTTTCTTAATGAATAAAAATCAGGCCGTATATCCGGATACGTTCACGTTTTATAATGATCTTGTCATGAAAAAGGAGAGATATGTGTATGGAGAATAG
- the rsfS gene encoding ribosome silencing factor, whose product MENRELLNTAVKAADDKRAEDIVVLNMKGISLIADYFLICHGNSDKQVQAIASEIKDKSEEIGYSVKRMEGFDEGKWVLIDLGDVVAHVFHRDERSYYNLERLWGDAPFEDIRSELTP is encoded by the coding sequence ATGGAGAATAGAGAACTTTTGAATACAGCGGTTAAAGCTGCTGATGATAAACGTGCTGAAGATATTGTTGTTTTAAATATGAAGGGAATATCCCTAATTGCAGATTATTTCTTAATTTGCCATGGTAATTCTGATAAGCAAGTTCAAGCTATTGCAAGTGAGATTAAAGATAAATCAGAAGAAATTGGTTACTCTGTCAAGCGCATGGAAGGCTTTGATGAAGGAAAGTGGGTATTAATTGATTTAGGTGATGTCGTTGCGCATGTCTTTCATCGTGATGAGCGTAGCTACTATAATTTGGAACGCCTATGGGGTGATGCGCCATTCGAAGATATACGCAGTGAGCTAACACCATGA
- a CDS encoding class I SAM-dependent DNA methyltransferase, with protein sequence MNYGDFAYIYDDLMRDVPYDQWLNFFQNKVKKYNISGKKVMDLACGTGELTVKLAEEDFEVTGVDLSEDMLMVAREKAEKVGVPIQLFQQNMCALEGLGTFDAVTIFCDSLNYLSTPEEVQETFKGVYTHLDDNGLFIFDVHSIYKVDQIFMNETFTYIDDEISYIWNSFEGDFPHSVEHELTFFVLNEKTDQYIRFDELHRQRTFPISDYSKWLEAAGFDVLEVSADYSDNIPSDTSERIFFVCKKNKQEKKSDL encoded by the coding sequence ATGAATTATGGGGATTTCGCCTATATTTATGATGATTTAATGCGTGATGTTCCATATGATCAATGGCTGAATTTTTTTCAAAATAAAGTAAAAAAATATAATATTTCTGGAAAAAAGGTCATGGACTTAGCATGCGGTACTGGAGAATTAACCGTTAAATTAGCTGAAGAAGATTTTGAAGTAACAGGAGTGGACTTATCAGAGGATATGTTAATGGTCGCTCGCGAAAAAGCGGAAAAAGTAGGTGTACCTATTCAACTTTTTCAACAGAATATGTGTGCCTTAGAAGGCCTTGGAACTTTTGATGCAGTTACTATTTTCTGTGATTCTTTAAATTATCTTTCTACTCCCGAAGAAGTACAAGAAACATTTAAGGGGGTATATACTCACTTAGATGATAATGGCTTGTTTATTTTTGATGTTCATTCTATTTATAAAGTGGATCAAATATTTATGAATGAAACATTTACGTATATTGATGATGAAATTTCATATATATGGAATAGTTTTGAGGGAGACTTTCCCCATTCAGTGGAACATGAGCTTACCTTTTTTGTATTGAATGAAAAAACTGATCAGTATATACGATTTGATGAGCTTCATAGACAGCGAACATTTCCAATTAGTGACTATTCTAAATGGTTAGAAGCTGCAGGCTTTGATGTTCTTGAAGTTTCTGCTGATTATTCTGATAACATTCCAAGTGATACTTCCGAAAGAATATTTTTCGTTTGTAAAAAAAATAAACAAGAGAAAAAGTCGGATTTATAA
- the comER gene encoding late competence protein ComER, with protein MNIGFIGTGNMGSILVEGFIEGKAVNPSNIYITNRTKVKAEALQQKFPSMHVCDEASKVIEKCHLIFICVKPHDIYPLLEKHQNELTTEKCLVSITSPISVDQLEQLLPCSCIRAIPSITNRALSGVSLLTFGKNCDSYWERKLKELFSFISTPIDIDQNITRVASDIVSCGPAFFSYLTQRFIDGAVAETEIDQTTATILAGEMLIGLGELLKKGYYTLPTLQEKVCVKGGITGEGIGVLEDGIGDIFEKLFQATHSKFNEDLEIVAKQFS; from the coding sequence ATGAACATAGGCTTTATAGGTACCGGTAATATGGGGAGTATTCTTGTTGAAGGATTTATTGAGGGAAAAGCAGTCAACCCTTCAAATATTTATATAACCAATCGAACAAAGGTAAAGGCTGAAGCCCTTCAACAAAAATTCCCATCGATGCATGTTTGTGATGAGGCATCAAAGGTCATTGAAAAATGTCATTTGATCTTCATTTGTGTAAAGCCACATGATATTTACCCATTATTAGAGAAACATCAAAACGAGCTGACAACGGAAAAATGTCTGGTTTCTATCACAAGTCCAATCTCTGTAGACCAACTTGAACAATTACTCCCTTGTTCTTGCATTCGAGCGATCCCAAGCATTACTAATCGTGCTTTATCAGGGGTGTCCTTATTAACTTTTGGAAAAAACTGTGATAGCTATTGGGAAAGAAAGCTGAAAGAACTTTTCTCTTTCATATCTACTCCGATTGACATTGACCAAAATATTACAAGAGTAGCTTCAGATATTGTTAGTTGCGGTCCAGCTTTTTTTAGTTACCTTACCCAACGTTTTATTGATGGTGCAGTTGCTGAAACCGAAATTGATCAAACAACAGCAACGATTTTAGCTGGTGAAATGTTAATTGGCCTTGGAGAACTCTTAAAGAAAGGTTACTATACTCTTCCTACACTACAGGAAAAGGTTTGTGTTAAAGGAGGAATCACAGGGGAAGGCATAGGAGTACTTGAAGATGGTATTGGGGATATTTTTGAAAAACTGTTTCAAGCCACGCATAGTAAATTTAATGAAGATCTGGAGATTGTTGCAAAACAATTTAGTTAA
- a CDS encoding helix-hairpin-helix domain-containing protein, with protein MLERIFKQYKFLLIAVGLLVIVIFLFIGKSPREKLGIHTSDFSAYLEESGQKEDEDQKNIADMKIIVDLKGEIVNPGIYEANDGERVQDLITKAGGFSKNADKLKVNLAQKVKDEMVIYVPKIGEEINVSLFDEAESTTNNSEGKVNINSANKDQLQTIPGIGPSKADAIIEYREQKGEFKKIEEIKNVTGIGEKTYEKLKDSISI; from the coding sequence TTGTTGGAACGAATTTTTAAACAATATAAATTTCTTTTAATAGCAGTTGGACTTTTGGTGATCGTTATATTCCTGTTTATTGGAAAAAGTCCAAGGGAAAAACTCGGTATTCATACGAGTGATTTCTCAGCTTATTTAGAAGAATCTGGTCAAAAGGAAGATGAGGATCAAAAAAATATAGCGGACATGAAGATCATCGTTGATTTGAAAGGAGAAATCGTTAACCCTGGAATTTATGAAGCGAATGATGGGGAGAGAGTACAAGATCTCATTACGAAGGCGGGTGGATTTAGCAAAAATGCTGATAAATTGAAAGTTAATTTAGCTCAAAAAGTAAAAGACGAAATGGTAATATATGTTCCTAAAATTGGTGAAGAAATAAATGTATCTCTATTTGATGAAGCTGAAAGTACTACCAACAATAGTGAGGGAAAAGTAAATATAAATTCTGCTAATAAGGATCAGCTTCAAACGATCCCTGGTATTGGTCCATCGAAAGCCGATGCCATTATAGAATATCGGGAGCAAAAGGGAGAATTTAAGAAAATAGAAGAGATTAAAAATGTTACGGGTATTGGTGAAAAGACATATGAAAAACTCAAAGACTCGATTTCGATTTGA
- a CDS encoding ComE operon protein 2: MERISWNQYFLAQSHLLSYRSTCTRLAVGATIVRDKRIIAGGYNGSIAGGEHCIDEGCYVIDNHCIRTIHAETNAILQCAKFGVPTNGAEIYVTHFPCLQCCKTIIQAGIKSVYYSEDYKNHPYAMELYQKAGVYVEKVPFNKKSLDLHSQQKISFVQTLLKKLDDVGISETELNSLQNEAKKLFEDLV; the protein is encoded by the coding sequence ATGGAAAGAATCTCTTGGAATCAATATTTCTTGGCGCAAAGCCATTTACTATCTTATCGAAGTACATGTACAAGACTAGCAGTGGGGGCGACCATTGTTCGTGATAAAAGAATTATTGCAGGTGGTTATAATGGATCTATAGCCGGTGGAGAACATTGTATTGATGAAGGTTGTTATGTTATAGACAATCATTGTATTAGAACGATTCATGCAGAGACAAATGCAATATTACAGTGTGCAAAATTCGGTGTTCCTACAAATGGAGCAGAAATCTATGTAACACATTTTCCTTGTTTGCAATGCTGTAAAACCATTATTCAGGCAGGAATTAAATCAGTATACTATTCCGAGGATTATAAGAATCATCCATATGCAATGGAGTTATATCAAAAAGCGGGTGTATATGTTGAAAAAGTTCCTTTTAATAAAAAATCCTTAGATTTACACTCTCAACAAAAAATAAGTTTTGTTCAAACTCTTCTAAAAAAATTAGATGATGTGGGAATCAGTGAAACAGAATTAAATTCCTTGCAAAATGAAGCAAAAAAACTATTTGAGGATTTAGTATAA
- a CDS encoding DNA internalization-related competence protein ComEC/Rec2, translated as MKGYWLFLAGTALCGSSLFLGVHWGLIIVFHCIWLRIVLLKKRKLIILSVGIYVIFALYGLWANEQRQVTKISPTQTSFFIQLNEPPHINGNQFKSMAKTNQKENIVLNYKIGTEVEKKRLMENMYSGIICKVEGELQKPESNRNENLFNYRLYLYRQNVHWILKVTSITSCEESSKGFIQWVLRARENGLKRVDNLFSPNTIPYAKALLFGDSSSFSEEIYSLYQRLGIVHLLAISGLHVGVISSGIFYILIRLGCPREMASWILLIILPTYAIITGIHPPVVRAVIMSMLIIGTIRKNSPISSTDALSICFILFLLKDPFIIFHIGFQLSFTVSLCILLASRSLLLRYRSFFTNLMLVSFISQISALPILSFHFFEISLTSIFSNIIYVPLYTFIVLPLFFLTFVSSYIDFTVFHFIENASHIVVSISEGFGSLLDFKYGVLVTGKPGMFFLCIFIVVSQLVLFLLERRRSITYSIFPLFMIILIFKISQFYDPTGEVTFIDVGQGDSILIRLPFHRGTYLIDTGGEVSFPQEEWAVRKKPFTVGKDIILPYLKSKGITKIDKLILTHSDSDHIGAAEELLERLTVHEILLSPNSWEKPMMLKTVQMALSKNISIKVVKAGFKWKNQSGYFRIIFPFDNHYEGNNDSLVLYAEFGGLSWLFTGDLEAKGEKELLENERLKVDVLKIGHHGSKGSSTEVFLQKLNPTYAIISAGKNNRYRHPHKEVLERLTENHIKIFRTDLQGAIQYNFLQNNGTFLTFSP; from the coding sequence ATGAAAGGATATTGGCTTTTTCTAGCGGGTACAGCCCTCTGTGGAAGTTCACTCTTTTTAGGGGTTCATTGGGGGCTAATCATTGTTTTTCATTGCATTTGGTTACGGATTGTATTATTAAAAAAGAGAAAATTAATTATCCTATCCGTCGGGATATATGTTATTTTTGCACTTTATGGATTATGGGCCAATGAGCAAAGGCAAGTGACAAAGATTTCACCTACACAAACCTCCTTTTTCATTCAACTTAATGAACCCCCTCATATTAACGGAAATCAGTTTAAATCAATGGCAAAAACCAATCAAAAAGAAAATATCGTATTGAATTATAAAATAGGTACAGAAGTCGAAAAGAAGCGGTTAATGGAAAATATGTATAGTGGAATCATTTGTAAAGTAGAAGGTGAGTTACAAAAGCCTGAATCTAATAGAAATGAAAATTTATTTAATTATCGTCTTTATTTATATAGACAAAATGTACATTGGATATTAAAAGTTACATCCATTACTAGCTGTGAAGAATCAAGTAAAGGGTTCATTCAATGGGTCTTACGTGCTCGGGAAAATGGTTTAAAAAGAGTGGATAATTTATTTTCTCCAAATACGATTCCTTATGCTAAAGCCCTTTTGTTTGGTGATAGTAGTAGCTTTTCAGAAGAAATTTACTCCTTATATCAACGTTTAGGGATTGTTCACCTATTAGCTATTTCAGGTTTACATGTTGGTGTCATATCCTCTGGGATATTTTATATACTTATTCGACTAGGTTGTCCTCGGGAAATGGCGAGCTGGATTTTATTAATCATTCTACCCACCTATGCCATAATAACAGGTATTCATCCTCCAGTTGTACGTGCTGTTATTATGTCCATGCTCATTATAGGTACTATCCGAAAGAACTCACCTATTTCTTCGACAGATGCACTTTCAATATGTTTTATTTTATTTTTACTGAAAGATCCATTTATCATATTTCATATTGGATTTCAATTATCCTTTACTGTAAGTTTATGTATTCTGCTCGCTTCAAGATCCCTTCTTCTTCGCTACAGAAGTTTTTTTACCAATTTAATGTTGGTATCTTTCATCTCACAAATTTCTGCTTTACCGATTCTTTCTTTTCACTTTTTTGAAATATCATTGACCAGCATTTTTAGTAACATTATCTATGTTCCTTTATATACCTTTATAGTATTACCATTATTTTTTCTTACTTTTGTAAGTAGTTATATCGATTTTACTGTTTTTCATTTCATTGAGAACGCATCACATATCGTCGTATCTATTTCCGAAGGTTTTGGCAGTCTGCTGGATTTTAAATATGGAGTTTTAGTTACAGGGAAACCGGGTATGTTCTTCTTATGTATATTCATTGTTGTCAGTCAATTGGTCTTGTTTCTTCTTGAAAGGAGACGTTCAATTACTTATTCAATTTTTCCCCTTTTCATGATAATCCTCATTTTTAAGATCTCGCAATTTTATGATCCAACAGGAGAAGTGACATTTATTGATGTCGGTCAAGGTGATAGTATATTAATTCGTCTTCCTTTTCATCGAGGAACATATTTAATTGATACAGGGGGAGAAGTGAGCTTTCCTCAAGAGGAATGGGCGGTAAGAAAAAAACCATTTACGGTTGGAAAAGATATTATTTTACCGTATTTAAAGAGTAAAGGGATAACTAAAATAGATAAATTAATATTGACGCATAGTGATTCAGATCATATTGGAGCTGCTGAAGAGCTGTTAGAGAGGTTAACTGTACATGAAATACTTCTATCCCCAAATTCATGGGAAAAGCCTATGATGTTAAAAACAGTACAAATGGCATTAAGTAAAAACATATCCATTAAGGTAGTAAAGGCTGGATTTAAGTGGAAAAATCAATCTGGATATTTTCGGATCATTTTTCCGTTTGATAATCATTATGAAGGGAATAATGATTCTTTAGTTCTTTATGCGGAATTTGGGGGTCTTAGCTGGCTTTTTACGGGGGATTTGGAAGCTAAAGGAGAAAAAGAATTATTAGAAAATGAGCGTCTAAAAGTCGATGTTTTAAAAATAGGACATCATGGAAGTAAAGGGTCAAGCACAGAGGTATTTCTTCAAAAGTTAAATCCAACCTATGCCATTATTTCTGCTGGGAAAAATAATCGCTATCGCCATCCTCACAAGGAAGTTCTTGAGAGATTAACGGAAAATCATATTAAAATATTCCGTACAGATTTACAAGGTGCGATACAGTATAATTTTTTACAAAATAATGGAACCTTTCTAACCTTTTCACCATAG